The nucleotide window TTTTGCACAAAGAATCCCGCTGTAGCCCGCTCCAGCGATTACAACCATGCAATCTCCCCTCCTTCACGATCCTTCAAAACTTTATCGCCAATAAGCCTGATAATCTCTGCTTTGCATTTCTCGCAATCCATTCCCGCCCAAGTAATCTGCCTAACTCCATCAAGGCATTTGAATTCCTTTGCGATTTCCAAGATTTCTCTCTTGGTAACCATATTGCAGAAACAGACTATTTCATCGCTCTCGAGAGATCTGCAAATTTCTTCCTCGCTTTTCTCTTTCTTGGGCAATCTGGCTATTTTTTCCTTTCTTCTCAAATCAAAGTGCTTTGAAACAATTTGCAAGACCATTTTCGCTATTGCGGGTGCAGCAGTTAAGCCAGGACTCTGAATTCCCGCAACATTTATGAATCCCTTTACTGGCTCATTGATTACAAAATCGCTTCCAGCAATCGATCTAAGCCCTGCATAAACCGCTATTATTTCCTTCGGAGTTGTTTTGAAAAGTGGAGCAAATTTGGCAATTATTCCTTCGATTTCTTCTTTCTTGACACTCGTGTCTTCCTTGCTCTCAACGTCAATAAGATTGGGACCCCAAAGCGGTTTACCATCGAAGCCGATTAGAGCACCACCACCTTTTGTCCTCTTATTAGGCTTTAGAGGTATGGCAACGACTAAGTGCCTATTAAATCCCTTCTCTGCAAAGACTACATGTGTTCCCTTGCCAGGGATTATTTTCATTTCGTAGCCAACCATTTTGGCAATCTCGTCAGCATAAATGCCTGCGCAGTTGATTACTACTTTGGTTTCAAACTCGCCTTTATTTGTTTTAACAACAAAATGCTCTCCTTTTCGCTCTATTCCGACAACTTCACAGCCATAAAGGAATTCGACACCATTGAGCTTTGCAAAAAGGCAAGCCTTTGCGGTCATTTCAACTGGATTAACCACGCCTGCGGACGGAATAAAGACTCCACCATAGACTTTTTCATTCAAATTTGGTTCCATCTCAAGCAATTTTTTCTTTCTAATCGGTTTTGCAAAAACTCCATGCTTTCTAAGATAGAGAATTATAAAAGGAATTGCCAAAAAAGTCAGAAGGTTTGTGGCAACGGTTATTAGCCCAACACGCTTAAACTCGAAGCCAAGCTCTTCTGCTTCAGCATCCATCATTCTGTTTCCTTCCAAGCAAAGCTTGCTCCTTAAAAGCTTGAAGGGCAATTGAAACGGATGAATAATTCCGGAGCAAGACTTAGTTTGCTCCAGACCCGGGGCAAGTTTTCTCTCCAAAACAAGAACATCAATATTGAACTTTGAGAGCTCTTTTGCAATAAAGCCACCCGTAACTCCCGCTCCAATGATTACGATGTCCTTCAAATTCTCACCACCATAAAGTGGTCGAAGAATATTTATTCTTTTTCTAATAAAAAGTGATGAAGGTGATCTGATGAGCTACGTTCTTGGCATAGATGCGGGCACAACTGGAATCAGAGCGGGCGTTTACTCTCTTGATGGAAAACTCGTTGCTCAGAGCTACACCGAATTCCCGAGTTATTATCCGAATCCCGGATGGGTTGAGCAGA belongs to Archaeoglobaceae archaeon and includes:
- a CDS encoding NAD(P)/FAD-dependent oxidoreductase, with the translated sequence MKDIVIIGAGVTGGFIAKELSKFNIDVLVLERKLAPGLEQTKSCSGIIHPFQLPFKLLRSKLCLEGNRMMDAEAEELGFEFKRVGLITVATNLLTFLAIPFIILYLRKHGVFAKPIRKKKLLEMEPNLNEKVYGGVFIPSAGVVNPVEMTAKACLFAKLNGVEFLYGCEVVGIERKGEHFVVKTNKGEFETKVVINCAGIYADEIAKMVGYEMKIIPGKGTHVVFAEKGFNRHLVVAIPLKPNKRTKGGGALIGFDGKPLWGPNLIDVESKEDTSVKKEEIEGIIAKFAPLFKTTPKEIIAVYAGLRSIAGSDFVINEPVKGFINVAGIQSPGLTAAPAIAKMVLQIVSKHFDLRRKEKIARLPKKEKSEEEICRSLESDEIVCFCNMVTKREILEIAKEFKCLDGVRQITWAGMDCEKCKAEIIRLIGDKVLKDREGGEIAWL